From Corvus cornix cornix isolate S_Up_H32 chromosome 5, ASM73873v5, whole genome shotgun sequence, the proteins below share one genomic window:
- the DIO3 gene encoding thyroxine 5-deiodinase: MLHSLGVHTLQLLTQAAACILLFPRFLLTAVMLWLLDFLCIRKKMLTMPTAEEVASANEGPPPDDPPVCVSDSNRMFTLESLKAVWHGQKLDFFKSAHVGSLAPNPEVIQLDGQKRLRILDFARGKRPLILNFGSCTUPPFMARLRSFQRLAAHFVDIADFLLVYIEEAHPSDGWVSSDAAYNIPKHQCLQDRLRAAQLMREGAPDCPLAVDTMDNASSAAYGAYFERLYIIQEEKVMYQGGRGPEGYKISELRTWLDQYKTRLQSPSTVVIQV, translated from the coding sequence ATGCTCCACTCCCTCGGCGTTCACACCTTGCAGCTGCTCACCCAGGCGGCCGCCTGCATCCTCCTCTTTCCCCGCTTCCTGCTCACTGCCGTGATGCTCTGGCTCCTGGATTTTCTGTGCATTAGGAAGAAGATGCTGACAATGCCCACGGCGGAGGAGGTGGCCAGCGCCAACGAGGGGCCGCCCCCCGACGATCCCCCGGTCTGCGTGTCCGACTCCAACCGTATGTTCACGCTGGAGTCGCTGAAAGCCGTGTGGCACGGGCAGAAACTGGACTTCTTCAAGTCGGCGCACGTGGGTTCCTTGGCCCCTAACCCCGAGGTGATCCAGCTGGACGGGCAGAAGAGGCTCCGCATCCTGGACTTCGCCCGCGGCAAGAGACCCCTCATCCTCAACTTCGGCAGCTGCACCTGACCCCCGTTCATGGCCCGCCTGAGGTCCTTCCAGCGCCTAGCCGCGCACTTCGTGGACATTGCCGACTTCCTGCTGGTGTACATCGAAGAAGCACACCCGTCCGACGGCTGGGTCAGCTCGGACGCAGCCTACAATATCCCCAAGCACCAGTGCCTCCAGGACAGGCTGCGGGCAGCTCAGCTGATGAGGGAAGGGGCGCCCGATTGCCCCTTGGCCGTGGACACCATGGACAATGCTTCCAGCGCCGCCTACGGTGCCTACTTCGAGAGGCTCTACATCATCCAGGAGGAGAAGGTGATGTACCAGGGAGGCAGAGGACCAGAGGGCTACAAGATCTCGGAGCTGAGGACCTGGCTAGACCAGTACAAAACCCGGCTCCAGAGCCCCAGCACGGTGGTCATCCAAGTGTAA